Proteins from a genomic interval of Medicago truncatula cultivar Jemalong A17 chromosome 3, MtrunA17r5.0-ANR, whole genome shotgun sequence:
- the LOC11409753 gene encoding alcohol acyltransferase 9, translating to MGSSVRVKEAVVVTPSEPTPNCVLSLSALDSQLFLRFTVEYLLVYRPGPGLDKVATTSRLKAALARALVPYYPLAGRVRPSSDNLGLEVVCKAQGAVFIEAVSDRYTVNDFEKAPKTVAQWRRLLSFSVPDVLNGSPPLILQLTWLSDGGAALGVGISHCLTDGIGGSEFLNYVAEMASGKHSGPKPKLVWDRHVFNVKPMTRDDYLNQSHPEFNRVPDLSGGFMNRVTNHLRPTCIVFDKRKLTYLKTMAYRTCQISDSSSFTSFEVLAAHVWRSWARAIGFPPNQTLKLLLSVNIRNRVKPGLPDGYYGNAFVLACAQTSAKELTEKGIGYGSGLVKKAKERVDSEYVRKVTEIVSESRACPDSVGVLILTQWSRMGLERVEFGMENPVFMGPICSDRYCVFLPVKGERESVKVMVAVPAAAFDNYHRFLRE from the coding sequence ATGGGAAGTTCAGTGCGTGTTAAAGAAGCTGTGGTAGTGACACCTTCAGAGCCCACACCAAATTGTGTCCTCTCACTTTCAGCCCTAGACTCTCAACTTTTTCTCCGCTTCACCGTTGAGTATCTTCTAGTTTATAGGCCCGGGCCAGGCCTGGACAAAGTTGCTACCACTTCTCGTTTAAAAGCTGCATTAGCAAGAGCTCTTGTTCCTTATTACCCGTTAGCAGGGAGAGTGAGGCCCAGCTCAGATAACCTGGGCCTCGAGGTGGTGTGTAAAGCTCAAGGAGCGGTTTTCATTGAAGCCGTTAGTGATCGTTACACAGTCAACGACTTCGAGAAAGCTCCAAAGACAGTTGCACAATGGAGGAGACTCTTGTCTTTTAGCGTGCCAGACGTTCTCAATGGATCACCGCCGTTGATTCTTCAGCTAACATGGCTATCAGACGGCGGCGCAGCTTTAGGAGTTGGAATCAGCCACTGTCTCACTGATGGCATCGGTGGTAGCGAGTTTCTCAATTATGTAGCTGAAATGGCTTCAGGAAAACATAGTGGTCCTAAACCAAAACTGGTCTGGGATCGCCATGTTTTCAATGTTAAGCCAATGACTCGGGATGACTATCTTAATCAGAGTCACCCCGAGTTCAACCGTGTACCGGATCTAAGCGGAGGGTTTATGAACCGGGTCACTAATCATCTAAGACCAACTTGCATTGTGTTTGATAAACGAAAATTAACCTATCTCAAAACCATGGCTTACCGCACTTGTCAAATTTCTGACTCATCCTCATTTACATCTTTTGAGGTTCTTGCAGCACACGTGTGGAGAAGCTGGGCGAGAGCAATAGGGTTTCCACCGAACCAGACACTGAAACTATTACTCAGCGTAAACATAAGAAACCGGGTCAAACCGGGTTTACCGGACGGATACTACGGGAACGCGTTCGTTCTAGCTTGTGCACAAACCAGTGCAAAGGAATTAACGGAGAAAGGAATCGGGTACGGGTCGGGTTTAGTGAAGAAAGCGAAAGAGAGAGTGGACAGTGAGTATGTGAGGAAAGTGACAGAGATAGTGTCCGAGTCAAGGGCATGTCCTGACTCGGTGGGTGTGTTGATACTGACACAGTGGTCGAGGATGGGTCTTGAACGGGTTGAGTTTGGAATGGAGAACCCGGTATTTATGGGGCCCATTTGCAGTGATAGGTACTGTGTGTTTTTGCCGGTGAAGGGTGAAAGAGAGAGTGTCAAGGTCATGGTGGCTGTTCCCGCCGCCGCGTTTGATAACTACCACCGGTTTCTCCGGGAATAG